The Streptomyces sp. NBC_00435 nucleotide sequence CCCGTGTCGATCCGCTCGTAGAACCCCTCGGCGGCACTCTCGACGGAACCTCCGGCGGCACTTCCAGCAGCGCTCCCGACACCCATGGCCGCCACGCTACCGACAGGTAACCCGCACCACCAGCCCCACGGCTCCCCCGCCCGCCCCTCGGACCCCCTCCGGAAACCCCTCGCGCGCCCTCCCGCGCACCGCGCCCGCGCACACCCGCTCAGCGGGCGAAGCCCAGCCCCACCCCGAGCCCGACGAGCACCGAGCCGATGGCCCGGTTCAGCGCCTTCTGCGCCTTCAGCATCCGGTCGCGCAAGCGGGAGTTGGAGAAGAACAGTGCCACCACCGAGAACCAGCCCAGGTGCGCCGCCGACATGAACAGCCCGTACCCGGCCTGCTGCCACACCGCGGTACCCGGCCCGACCACCTGGGTGAAGGTGGACACGACGAACAGCGTGGTCTTCGGGTTCAGCACATTGGTCAGGAAGCCGGTGCGCAGCGCCCCGAACGGCGACAGCCCGCTCCCCTCCTCCAGGTCCACGGTCACCTCGGCCCGCGCACGGAAGGTCCGTATCCCGATCCACACCAGGTACGCGGCGCCCGCGAGCTTGATCACCGTGAACAACCCGGTGGAGGAGGCGATCAGCAGACCGACCCCGAGCATCGTGTAGGAGACGTGGACCAGCACCCCGGCCGCGACACCGGCGGCCGCGAACAGGCCGGTGGGGCGACCGTAGAGGTAGCTGTTGCGAACGACCATGGCGAAATCCGCGCCGGGACTGATCACGGCGAGGAAGGTGATGACGGCGACTGCGATCACTTCTGTCATGCGGCGATGCTCGCCGCACCGGCCGCCCGTGATCAAGACCGTCCCGCATCCCAGCACTCCCGGGCAGCTCCCACCACGGCCCGCCCGAGCCCGCACCCCACCACCGGCCCGCCCACGCGGACACCCCATCTCCCCCACCGGGAGACACGGGGGACAATTGCGGACGTGCCCAAGCCTCCCCCTTCGCAGCCCGCCTCCGCGCCCCAGTCCGCGTCCCCCTCCGCGCTCCCCGCGCCGCTCCCCCTCCTGCGGGCGGACTGCGCCAACTGCTTCGCGCTCTGCTGCGTAGCCCTGCCCTTCGCCAAGTCCACCGACTTCGCCGTGAACAAGCCCGCCGGCACTCCCTGCAAGAACCTCCAGCAGGACTTCCGCTGCGG carries:
- a CDS encoding LysE family translocator; this translates as MTEVIAVAVITFLAVISPGADFAMVVRNSYLYGRPTGLFAAAGVAAGVLVHVSYTMLGVGLLIASSTGLFTVIKLAGAAYLVWIGIRTFRARAEVTVDLEEGSGLSPFGALRTGFLTNVLNPKTTLFVVSTFTQVVGPGTAVWQQAGYGLFMSAAHLGWFSVVALFFSNSRLRDRMLKAQKALNRAIGSVLVGLGVGLGFAR